The Augochlora pura isolate Apur16 unplaced genomic scaffold, APUR_v2.2.1 APUR_unplaced_440, whole genome shotgun sequence genomic sequence GCAAGGCAGTATGTGCACGATCCTGGTCTCATTCCCGATCTCCACTTGCCGCGTGGCCAACGCGGAGACGAAACAATACGAGAGTACGCCGACCTGCATGAACGTCGCGCAAATGATCGAGACGTACCGTCCGAACTTGGCGTACCTCAACATCACCAGCCGGTGCTGGGCTTTGGTCACGATCTCCCAATCCGTGTGTATCTGCTCCACGCAGAAACGTATCTCGTTGCCGCGTACCAGCAGCGTGGTATAGTTAAGGCCGCCCACGAACCAATGCATGAACGGACCGAACGCTCTCAGCTTCTTGTAAGCGTCCGTCTCTTCGAACAGCATGTGCAGCAAGCAAGGTACCACGGTGAACAGTATGATGCAGTAGCAGATGACGATCAACATCGCCGAAGCGAGTCGCTCGAGCCTGGACGTGGACGAGGAGAAAGGCCAGGCGCCTATCGGCTTCAGATACCATCGGTTCAACTGTAGACTGTACTCGCTCGGATTCACGAGGCTCACCTCGAGCAACGGCTTTGATTGGCTGACCATGACAGTTTACTTGTCGATGTCTAGCGGGCTACTGGCAATCGGTTGCGTGTAAGTAGCGGGAGCAAGTAGCAGTCGATAAACACCGCTGTTCAACACGCTTGCGCGCGTTTCagagaatatttgaaaatgttcgaCAATCGATTTGTCGTCCAAGCTGCTACTGCAACTTGTTGCGGGGTCCGATGATTGCGCGGAATTATTATAAGGAACGCAGGCTTTGTGTCGGGGTGTTCGAGAACAGTTGCGCGAAGGGAGAGGAAAACTTGTGCACGACTCTACACGCGGACACATGGAACGCGAGTGCGTTGACTGTTGCTTTAGTCGAGCGGAGGAAGGGTTTAAATGGCTCTGGTGTTCTGGAGAAAAGTTTTTGGTTGTGCTAATGCAGGTGCTTCGTTGATGATAAAGGAATTATTGGCAGGGTGCAGCGATTGTCTTGCATTTAAGAAATTGCTACAAggtatgtatattttcgtaCGTAGCATCGATGTCTGAAAATGACtgcaaatgacgaaaattgaTGACGAAAGATAacggaaagaataaaatataagcaaagaaaaaggtattacaaatttttaacaatgacaatattttatgaattaacaattgc encodes the following:
- the LOC144477843 gene encoding uncharacterized protein LOC144477843, producing the protein MVSQSKPLLEVSLVNPSEYSLQLNRWYLKPIGAWPFSSSTSRLERLASAMLIVICYCIILFTVVPCLLHMLFEETDAYKKLRAFGPFMHWFVGGLNYTTLLVRGNEIRFCVEQIHTDWEIVTKAQHRLVMLRYAKFGRYVSIICATFMQVGVLSYCFVSALATRQVEIGNETRIVHILPCSFYQKLFNTDLSPANEIVLVSQFLSGFIVNSSAVGATSLAAALAAHACGQLNILMNQITDMVNRSRGRDIEFMITETGTIVENHLRILSFISQIETVMNKICFSEMFHCAVCTCMLCYYILSVCCIVVL